In one Aeromicrobium erythreum genomic region, the following are encoded:
- a CDS encoding sirohydrochlorin chelatase produces MVIRRSDEALLACSSGHAGVAERAALQALISAVRRDAPSVDVRDTPVEIMSHDETYPPVRVAVPLTLVPHSEVATALEVARGHDPDLVVAPALGPDWTLAELAVQRLIEAGARKDDTIVLGVSGSENDGAISGYSRMARLVSAVWGGPVHVGSIGGKDTPLSDAVDIARAYGRRVVVASYVLTPGRDADQLRQSGADLVTAPVLDGGIPDRRVVDLVLTRFHQALGLGVPAL; encoded by the coding sequence GTGGTGATCCGACGTTCCGACGAGGCGCTCCTGGCCTGTTCCTCCGGCCACGCGGGAGTCGCCGAGCGCGCGGCCCTGCAGGCGCTCATCAGCGCCGTGCGTCGCGACGCCCCGTCGGTGGACGTGCGCGACACGCCCGTGGAGATCATGAGCCACGACGAGACCTACCCGCCCGTGCGCGTCGCGGTGCCGCTGACCCTCGTGCCGCACAGCGAGGTGGCCACGGCGCTCGAGGTGGCCCGTGGCCACGACCCCGACCTGGTGGTCGCCCCGGCCCTCGGCCCGGACTGGACCCTGGCCGAGCTGGCCGTGCAGCGACTCATCGAGGCGGGCGCCCGCAAGGACGACACGATCGTGCTGGGCGTCTCCGGCTCGGAGAACGACGGGGCGATCAGCGGCTACTCGCGCATGGCGCGGCTCGTGAGCGCGGTCTGGGGCGGTCCGGTGCACGTCGGCTCGATCGGCGGCAAGGACACACCGCTCTCGGACGCCGTCGACATCGCCCGCGCCTACGGCCGCCGGGTCGTGGTGGCCTCCTACGTGCTCACGCCCGGGCGCGACGCCGACCAGCTGCGCCAGAGCGGCGCCGACCTGGTGACGGCTCCCGTGCTCGACGGCGGCATCCCGGACCGTCGGGTCGTCGACCTCGTCCTCACGCGGTTCCACCAGGCCCTCGGCCTGGGCGTCCCGGCGCTCTGA
- a CDS encoding ribonuclease J, which translates to MSHMHTELGTPPALGTNTLRVIPLGGLGEIGRNMTVFEFGGKLLIVDCGVLFPEEHHPGVDLILPDFGPIRDRLDDVVAVVLTHGHEDHIGGVPYLLRERGNIPVVGSKLTLALVEPKLREHRLRDVPQHVVAENDVLHLGPFELEFVAVNHSIPDALAVAVKTPAGVALHTGDFKMDQLPLDGRITDLRAFARLGEAGVDLFLTDSTNADVPGFTVAERNITPAIDAVFASSSQRIIVASFASHVHRVQQVLDAAAKHGRKVAYVGRSMVRNMQIARDLGYLHVPDGVVVDKIDAAPPEKMVLMSTGSQGEPMAALSRIANRSHQQVSLEPGDTVLLASSLIPGNENAVYRVIDGLTKLGARVVHKGNALVHVSGHASAGELLYCYNIVKPSNVLPVHGEIRHLHANGALATQTGVPNVLLAEDGYVIDLVDGHASIVGAVECGYVYVDGSSVGEITDSELKDRRILRDEGFISVVVVVDSTNGKIVSGPEIQARGLAEDPSVFDEVTPRIVDAIEQSLRDGTHDTKQLQQVVRRVLGSFAGRKLRRRPMIIPIVLEA; encoded by the coding sequence TTGAGCCACATGCACACGGAGCTGGGGACGCCCCCGGCACTCGGCACGAACACCCTGCGCGTCATCCCCCTGGGGGGCCTCGGAGAGATCGGTCGCAACATGACCGTCTTCGAGTTCGGCGGCAAGCTCTTGATCGTCGACTGCGGGGTGCTGTTCCCCGAGGAGCACCACCCGGGCGTCGACCTGATCCTCCCCGACTTCGGTCCCATCCGTGACCGGCTCGACGACGTCGTGGCCGTCGTGCTGACGCACGGGCACGAGGACCACATCGGCGGCGTGCCGTACCTGCTGCGCGAGCGTGGCAACATCCCGGTGGTCGGCTCGAAGCTGACCCTCGCCCTCGTCGAGCCGAAGCTGCGCGAGCACCGCCTGCGCGACGTCCCGCAGCACGTCGTGGCAGAGAACGACGTCCTGCACCTCGGCCCGTTCGAGCTGGAGTTCGTCGCGGTCAACCACTCCATCCCCGACGCGCTCGCCGTCGCGGTCAAGACGCCCGCCGGCGTCGCGCTGCACACGGGCGACTTCAAGATGGACCAGCTGCCGCTCGACGGCCGCATCACCGACCTGCGGGCCTTCGCCCGCCTCGGCGAGGCGGGGGTCGACCTCTTCCTCACCGACTCCACGAACGCCGACGTGCCCGGGTTCACGGTCGCGGAGCGCAACATCACCCCGGCGATCGACGCCGTGTTCGCGTCGAGCAGCCAGCGGATCATCGTCGCCTCGTTCGCCTCGCACGTGCACCGCGTGCAGCAGGTGCTCGACGCCGCGGCGAAGCACGGCCGCAAGGTCGCGTACGTGGGTCGCTCGATGGTGCGCAACATGCAGATCGCGCGCGACCTCGGCTACCTGCACGTGCCCGATGGCGTCGTCGTCGACAAGATCGACGCCGCACCGCCGGAGAAGATGGTGCTCATGTCCACCGGCTCGCAGGGCGAGCCGATGGCGGCGCTGTCGCGGATCGCGAACCGCAGCCACCAGCAGGTGAGCCTGGAGCCGGGCGACACCGTGCTGCTGGCGTCGTCGCTGATCCCCGGCAACGAGAACGCGGTCTACCGCGTGATCGACGGCCTGACGAAGCTGGGGGCCCGCGTGGTGCACAAGGGCAACGCCCTCGTGCACGTGTCCGGTCACGCGTCGGCCGGCGAGCTCCTCTACTGCTACAACATCGTCAAGCCGTCGAACGTGCTGCCGGTGCACGGCGAGATCCGTCACCTGCACGCCAACGGCGCCCTGGCCACCCAGACCGGCGTGCCGAACGTCCTCCTCGCCGAGGACGGCTACGTGATCGACCTCGTCGACGGGCACGCCTCGATCGTCGGCGCCGTCGAGTGCGGCTACGTGTACGTCGACGGCTCCTCGGTCGGCGAGATCACCGACAGCGAGCTGAAGGACCGCCGGATCCTGCGCGACGAGGGCTTCATCTCCGTCGTCGTCGTGGTCGACTCGACCAACGGCAAGATCGTCAGCGGCCCGGAGATCCAGGCACGTGGACTCGCCGAGGATCCGTCGGTCTTCGACGAGGTCACGCCGCGCATCGTCGACGCCATCGAGCAGTCGCTGCGTGACGGCACTCACGACACCAAGCAGCTTCAGCAGGTCGTCCGGCGCGTGCTCGGCTCCTTCGCGGGCCGCAAGCTGCGGCGTCGTCCGATGATCATCCCCATCGTCCTGGAGGCGTGA
- the dapA gene encoding 4-hydroxy-tetrahydrodipicolinate synthase, which yields MTSPLASEAAPFGRVLTAMVTPFTPEGDLDLDAAQRLATHLVDHGNDGIVVSGTTGESPTTTGEEDARLLAAVLEAVGDRATIVAGVGTNDTRHSVELAQSAAKTGAHGLLVVTPYYSKPPQAGIVRHVHEVAAAGGDVPVMFYDHPGRSGTTIAESTYVELRRNPLVVAVKDAVGDLERGAYLMRETGIRLYSGDDALTLGWMAYGASGVVSTCGNITAQPWADMFAALDAGDLGEARRINDRMIPLVRAIMTLTQGVIAAKAALQLLGVLDNRTTRAPLVDATEDEVALVRDALHGVGLLD from the coding sequence ATGACCTCCCCGCTCGCCAGCGAGGCCGCACCGTTCGGCCGCGTCCTGACCGCCATGGTCACGCCGTTCACCCCTGAGGGGGACCTCGACCTCGACGCGGCGCAGAGGCTCGCGACGCACCTGGTCGACCACGGCAACGACGGCATCGTGGTGAGTGGCACGACCGGTGAGTCGCCGACGACGACGGGGGAGGAGGACGCGCGTCTGCTGGCGGCGGTCCTCGAGGCGGTCGGCGACCGCGCCACGATCGTGGCGGGGGTCGGCACGAACGACACGCGGCACAGCGTCGAGCTCGCCCAGAGTGCTGCGAAGACCGGCGCGCACGGCCTGCTCGTCGTCACGCCCTACTACAGCAAGCCGCCCCAGGCTGGCATCGTCAGGCACGTGCACGAGGTCGCCGCTGCGGGCGGCGACGTGCCCGTCATGTTCTACGACCACCCCGGACGTTCGGGCACGACCATCGCCGAGTCCACCTATGTGGAGCTGCGCCGCAACCCCCTGGTGGTCGCGGTCAAGGACGCGGTCGGTGACCTCGAGCGCGGTGCCTACCTCATGCGCGAGACCGGTATCCGCCTGTACTCCGGTGACGACGCTCTGACCCTGGGCTGGATGGCCTACGGGGCCAGTGGTGTCGTCAGCACGTGCGGCAACATCACGGCGCAGCCATGGGCCGACATGTTCGCTGCGCTCGACGCGGGTGACCTCGGCGAGGCCCGCCGGATCAACGACCGCATGATCCCGCTCGTCCGCGCGATCATGACCCTGACGCAAGGCGTCATCGCCGCGAAGGCCGCTCTGCAGCTGCTCGGCGTCCTCGACAACCGCACGACCCGTGCACCACTGGTCGACGCCACCGAGGACGAGGTCGCGCTGGTGCGCGACGCCCTCCATGGTGTCGGCCTCCTCGACTGA